The following coding sequences are from one Oncorhynchus nerka isolate Pitt River linkage group LG6, Oner_Uvic_2.0, whole genome shotgun sequence window:
- the LOC115130917 gene encoding zinc finger protein ubi-d4-like has protein sequence MAAAVDSVVKVLGEQYYKDAMEQCHSYNARLCAERSILMPFIDSQTGVAQSNCYIWMEKRHRSAGMAPGQLYSYPSRRWRKRRRSHPPEDPRLAFPPIKSAELELGLKRDVVGTVDGSSLEALLKGEPLERRGPPDPRAPEDNPATPEPVAATVSSHTSSGRIRKRVLDHDDYLDDLDDEDFEDETPKRRGKGKSKGRGVGNGKKKMEAAAAALEEQDKPYACDICGKRYKNRPGLSYHYTHSHLAEEEGEDREEIESPPPRRQPEEHKTPKKGPNGLALPNDYCDFCLGDSAHNQKTGQSEELVSCSDCGRSGHPSCLQFTDVMMAAVKTYRWQCIECKCCNVCGTSENDDQLLFCDDCDRGYHMYCLKPPMTEPQKGSWSCHLCLALLKDKASIYKQQSPTTEDE, from the exons ATGGCGGCGGCCGTAGATAGTGTTGTGAAAGT GCTCGGGGAGCAGTACTACAAGGATGCTATGGAACAGTGCCACAGCTACAATGCTCGTCTGTGTGCGGAAAGGAGCATCCTTATGCCTTTCATCGACTCTCAGACGGGTGTTGCTCAAAGCAACTGCTACATCTGGATGGAGAAGAGACACCGGAGTGCAG GCATGGCTCCTGGGCAGCTGTATAGCTATCCGTCTCGACGCTGGAGGAAGAGACGGCGGTCCCACCCTCCTGAGGACCCCCGTTTGGCCTTCCCACCTATCAAATCAG cggAGCTGGAGCTAGGTCTGAAACGGGATGTTGTGGGAACGGTGGACGGCAGCAGCCTGGAGGCCCTGCTGAAGGGGGAGCCCCTGGAGAGGAGGGGCCCGCCAGACCCCCGTGCCCCGGAGGACAACCCAGCCACACCTGAACCCGTGGCCGCCACAGTCTCCAGCCACACCTCCTCTGGACGCATCCGCAAG AGGGTGCTGGACCACGATGACTACCTGGATGATCTGGATGATGAGGACTTTGAGGATGAGACCCCCAAGAGACGAGGGAAGGGCAAGTCCAAGGGTCGTGGAGTGGGAAATGGAAAGAAGAAAATGGAGGCAGCTGCTGCAGCCTTGGAGGAGCAGGACAAACCATACGCCTGTGACA tCTGTGGGAAGCGCTATAAGAACCGTCCGGGCCTGAGCTACCACTACACACACTCCCATCTGgcggaggaagagggggaggacagagaggagatagagtCCCCTCCCCCCCGGCGCCAGCCTGAGGAACACAAGA CTCCTAAGAAAGGCCCTAACGGTCTGGCCCTGCCCAACGACTACTGCGACTTCTGTCTGGGAGACTCCGCCCACAACCAGAAGACCGGCCAGTCAGAGGAGCTGGTGTCCTGCTCAGACTGCGGACGCTCGG GTCACCCGTCCTGCCTGCAGTTTACAGATGTGATGATGGCAGCTGTGAAGACGTACCGCTGGCAGTGTATCGAGTGCAAGTGCTGCAACGTCTGTGGTACCTCAGAGAACGAC gACCAGCTGCTGTTCTGTGATGACTGTGATCGAGGATACCACATGTACTGCCTCAAGCCTCCTATGACTGAGCCCCAGAA aggGAGTTGGAGTTGTCACCTTTGCCTGGCGCTGCTGAAGGACAAGGCATCCATATACAAGCAGCAGAGCCCCACCACAGAGGATGAATAG
- the pola2 gene encoding DNA polymerase alpha subunit B encodes MALVNADRIKSELNTFDIVCGDDILDKMLEQCLCNRLQGDDIVLEWVAFSTTKGGLKLSLNTLEQFEHEVLNKKYKAKPAIAKREESHNRTRDINSLHDLIKAEEEEESLLDSYSTPAKGSQKRALTTPEHPQSKRSAALIASPGLLLCSASFSPSVTPSQKYSQRGGRGEVVSTFGAVQGTLWAGRKGQTNGVQLELLEGSEDSLINNYKYMFQRLRDVRNVLTEKIEELGEELRTNFNIEEFSPVSLPAQDSVTVLGQVCCDSNGKLNSQSVLLEAGPDQGGRQVPVDLSELRDYSLFPGQVVVMEGMNTSGRKFVASKLFEGVPLPFYSTPIKQEMDMDIPDVPEQLLVMVACGPYTPSDGLTFDPLVDLINVIARDRPDVCILLGPFVDSKHEQIEKSLVTETFDAIFSRCVGSIVEGTKGVGCRLVFVPSQRDVHHHFIYPQPPFILPDLSKDDAMRMTLVPDPCTLLIDGVTFGLTSTDILFHMGAEEISCASGSDRFSRILKHMLTQRNYYPLYPPVEEVNMDYEKFQGYGQMPLSPDVLIVPSELRFFIKDVIGCVCVNPGRLTKGQVGGTYGRLLIQRSAPSIDGKRVSPCVAGQVVKI; translated from the exons atggCATTAGTAAATGCAGATAGAATCAAATCGGAGCTGAACACGTTCGACATTGTTTGTGGAGACGACATATTGGACAAGA TGCTGGAGCAGTGTCTGTGCAACAGGTTGCAGGGGGATGATATAGTCCTGGAGTGGGTGGCTTTCAGCACCACCAAGGGAGGCTTGAAACTCAGTTTGAACACACTGGAGCAGTTTGAGCATGAG GTTCTAAACAAGAAATACAAGGCCAAGCCGGCCATCGCAAAGCGAGAGGAATCACACAACAGAACCAGGGATATCAACTCGCTGCATGACCT AATcaaagcagaagaagaagaggagagtctTCTGGACTCCTATTCCACCCCAGCTAAG GGTTCTCAGAAGCGTGCCCTGACCACCCCAGAACACCCCCAGTCTAAGAGGAGTGCAGCTCTTATAGCCAGCCCTGGCCTGCTGCTGTGCTCAGCCAGCTTCTCCCCCAG tgtGACCCCTTCTCAGAAGTACAGTCAGCGTGGAGGTCGGGGGGAGGTGGTGTCTACATTTGGGGCCGTCCAGGGCACACTTTGGGCAGGGAGGAAAGGGCAGACGAACGGGGTTCAGCTGGAGCTTCTAGAGGGATCAGAGGACTCTTTGATTAACAACTACAAGTACATGTTCCAAAGGCTGAGGGACGTCCGCAACG TGTTGACCGAGAAGATTGAGGAGCTGGGAGAGGAATTGAGGACAAACTTCAACATAGAAGAGTTCTCACCTGTGTCTCTTCCTGCTCAG gACAGTGTGACTGTCCTGGGACAGGTGTGCTGTGACAGTAATGGGAAGCTTAACTCTCAATCAGTGCTGTTGGAGGCAGGGCCTGATCAGGGTGGGCGGCAGGTGCCAGTAGACCTGTCTGAACTCAGAGACTACTCACTCTTCCCTGGACAGGTGGTCGTCATGGAGGGGATGAATACTTCAGGGAGGAAGTTTGTGGCATCTAAACTCTTTGAG GGTGTCCCTCTCCCATTCTACTCTACTCCCATCAAACAGGAAATGGACATGGACATTCCTGATG TTCCAGAGCAGCTTTTGGTGATGGTGGCCTGTGGTCCCTACACCCCCTCTGACGGCCTGACCTTTGACCCCCTGGTGGACCTCATCAACGTCATCGCCAGGGACCGCCCTGACGTTTGCATACTG CTGGGACCCTTTGTGGACTCCAAACATGAGCAGATAGAG AAATCTCTGGTGACGGAAACGTTTGATGCCATCTTCTCCAGATGTGTGGGAAGCATTGTGGAAGGCACCAAAGG AGTTGGATGTCGGTTGGTATTTGTTCCCTCCCAGAGAGATGTCCACCATCACTTCATTTACCCACAACCCCCTTTCATCCTGCCGGACCTCAGCAAGGATGACGCAATG CGTATGACCCTGGTGCCTGACCCCTGCACCCTGCTCATCGATGGCGTGACCTTTGGCCTGACCTCTACAGACATCCTTTTCCACATGGGAGCAGAGGAGATCAGCtg TGCCTCTGGCTCGGACAGATTCTCACGCATCTTGAAGCATATGCTGACCCAGAGAAA CTACTACCCCTTGTACCCGCCTGTGGAGGAGGTGAACATGGACTATGAGAAGTTCCAGGGTTACGGCCagatgcccctcagtcccgatgtGCTCATCGTCCCCTCCGAGCTACGCTTCTTCATCAAG GATGTGATTGGCTGCGTGTGTGTCAATCCTGGACGCCTGACCAAGGGCCAGGTGGGAGGGACTTATGGCAGGCTGCTCATCCAGAGGAGCGCCCCATCGATAGATGGGAAGAGAGTCAGTCCCTGTGTGGCCGGCCAAGTGGTCAAGATCTAA
- the zgc:195212 gene encoding DUF4554 domain-containing protein isoform X2 encodes MMKHIQQVLQSLMLLARWGRERLEKSLVVDGGGLLVLLWAAPGQPPSGQVVNCTVAVAGPWCSGVRVEEVQQEFWRRLGPSPCPAPDPEELCAFTEIYGPLHFLLSFQISEVKLDRCKVWSHTEGFLHKLSLTNAGVKIHLKLKLEGETYQRIFSGKAERLTLKDQTVIMDVASSITQPPMSVGAGPWCQRVHPVLGGGLPLLIPPEAMERGLYGELHLLPVTVLTPCVLQYPNLATRVTRIQVLLYSPSNLPLLGPSAFLQQLPAYLTLEGLGLSGLTCTPTHSTTSDPLCSDTVYSIDRAQCQETEPEGIPAVDQNLSLFLFLQHSDPFHSQLSDFMASEELLELHLEDVLRYNREAVTAALNTLLQSTLKDQQLRDKAQEKMCSALGVMLRSIGCVVSSSTNMEFRAACLDRMMADTLTCSRPKNFASGKEI; translated from the exons ATGATGAAAcacatacaacag GTTTTACAATCACTGATGTTACTTGCCCGTTGGGGGAGAGAACGGCTAGAAAAGTCCTTAGTCGTAGATGGAGGGGGACTACTGGTCCTGTTGTGGGCCGCGCCGGGCCAGCCACCCAGCGGCCAGGTGGTCAACTGCACAG TTGCAGTTGCAGGACCCTGGTGCTCAGGAGTCAGAGTGGAAGAAGTCCAACAAG AGTTCTGGAGGAGACTGGGCCCCTCCCCCTGCCCTGCCCCTGACCCAGAGGAACTATGTGCCTTCACCGAAATCTATGGCCCTCTCCACTTCCTTCTGTCCTTTCAG ATCAGTGAGGTGAAACTGGACAGGTGTAAGGTGTGGTCACACACAGAGGGCTTCTTGCACAAACTGAGCCTGACTAACGCAGGGGTGAAAATTCACCTCAAATTGAAATTGGAAGGAGAAACATACCAGAGAATTTTTAG TGGGAAGGCAGAGAGACTCACCCTGAAGGACCAGACTGTGATCATGGACGTTGCTTCTTCTATCACGCA GCCTCCCATGTCAGTAGGAGCAGGCCCGTGGTGCCAGCGAGTCCACCCTGTATTAGGAGGTGGGTTACCTCTACTTATCCCGCCTGAGGCCATGGAGAGAGGCCTGTATGGGGAGCTGCACCTCCTACCAGTCACTGTTCTCACCCCCTGTGTGTTGCAGTACCCCAACCTGGCAACCAGAGTCACACGCATACAG GTGCTGCTGTACAGCCCCAGTAACCTTCCCCTGCTGGGTCCCTCAGCCTTCCTACAGCAGCTGCCTGCCTATCTGACCCTGGAGGGGCTGGGTCTCTCTGGGCTTACCTGTACCCCAACACACTCCACCACCTCAG ATCCACTCTGCAGTGACACTGTGTACAGTATAGACAGAGCACAGTGTCAGGAAACTGAGCCAGAAGGGATCCCCGCTGTGGATCagaacctctctctgttcctgttcctccAGCACAGTGACCCCTTCCATTCCCAGCTCTCTGACTTCATGG CCAGCGAGGAGCTGTTAGAGCTCCACCTGGAGGATGTGTTGAGGTACAACAGGGAGGCGGTGACAGCAGCCCTGAACACACTGCTGCAGAGCACACTGAAAGACCAgcagctgagagacaag GCTCAGGAGAAGATGTGCTCTGCCCTGGGGGTGATGCTGAGATCTATAGGCTGTGTGGTGAGCAGCAGCACCAACATGGAGTTCAGAGCTGCCTGTCTGGACCGCATGATG GCGGACACGCTCACCTGCAGCAGACCTAAGAACTTTGCAAGTGGGAAGGAAATCTGA
- the zgc:195212 gene encoding DUF4554 domain-containing protein isoform X1, which translates to MMKHIQQVLQSLMLLARWGRERLEKSLVVDGGGLLVLLWAAPGQPPSGQVVNCTVAVAGPWCSGVRVEEVQQEFWRRLGPSPCPAPDPEELCAFTEIYGPLHFLLSFQISEVKLDRCKVWSHTEGFLHKLSLTNAGVKIHLKLKLEGETYQRIFSGKAERLTLKDQTVIMDVASSITQPPMSVGAGPWCQRVHPVLGGGLPLLIPPEAMERGLYGELHLLPVTVLTPCVLQYPNLATRVTRIQVLLYSPSNLPLLGPSAFLQQLPAYLTLEGLGLSGLTCTPTHSTTSDPLCSDTVYSIDRAQCQETEPEGIPAVDQNLSLFLFLQHSDPFHSQLSDFMASEELLELHLEDVLRYNREAVTAALNTLLQSTLKDQQLRDKAQEKMCSALGVMLRSIGCVVSSSTNMEFRAACLDRMMVQDTYELSASLHESLQRVTAGRVVPSGRCYWGQADTLTCSRPKNFASGKEI; encoded by the exons ATGATGAAAcacatacaacag GTTTTACAATCACTGATGTTACTTGCCCGTTGGGGGAGAGAACGGCTAGAAAAGTCCTTAGTCGTAGATGGAGGGGGACTACTGGTCCTGTTGTGGGCCGCGCCGGGCCAGCCACCCAGCGGCCAGGTGGTCAACTGCACAG TTGCAGTTGCAGGACCCTGGTGCTCAGGAGTCAGAGTGGAAGAAGTCCAACAAG AGTTCTGGAGGAGACTGGGCCCCTCCCCCTGCCCTGCCCCTGACCCAGAGGAACTATGTGCCTTCACCGAAATCTATGGCCCTCTCCACTTCCTTCTGTCCTTTCAG ATCAGTGAGGTGAAACTGGACAGGTGTAAGGTGTGGTCACACACAGAGGGCTTCTTGCACAAACTGAGCCTGACTAACGCAGGGGTGAAAATTCACCTCAAATTGAAATTGGAAGGAGAAACATACCAGAGAATTTTTAG TGGGAAGGCAGAGAGACTCACCCTGAAGGACCAGACTGTGATCATGGACGTTGCTTCTTCTATCACGCA GCCTCCCATGTCAGTAGGAGCAGGCCCGTGGTGCCAGCGAGTCCACCCTGTATTAGGAGGTGGGTTACCTCTACTTATCCCGCCTGAGGCCATGGAGAGAGGCCTGTATGGGGAGCTGCACCTCCTACCAGTCACTGTTCTCACCCCCTGTGTGTTGCAGTACCCCAACCTGGCAACCAGAGTCACACGCATACAG GTGCTGCTGTACAGCCCCAGTAACCTTCCCCTGCTGGGTCCCTCAGCCTTCCTACAGCAGCTGCCTGCCTATCTGACCCTGGAGGGGCTGGGTCTCTCTGGGCTTACCTGTACCCCAACACACTCCACCACCTCAG ATCCACTCTGCAGTGACACTGTGTACAGTATAGACAGAGCACAGTGTCAGGAAACTGAGCCAGAAGGGATCCCCGCTGTGGATCagaacctctctctgttcctgttcctccAGCACAGTGACCCCTTCCATTCCCAGCTCTCTGACTTCATGG CCAGCGAGGAGCTGTTAGAGCTCCACCTGGAGGATGTGTTGAGGTACAACAGGGAGGCGGTGACAGCAGCCCTGAACACACTGCTGCAGAGCACACTGAAAGACCAgcagctgagagacaag GCTCAGGAGAAGATGTGCTCTGCCCTGGGGGTGATGCTGAGATCTATAGGCTGTGTGGTGAGCAGCAGCACCAACATGGAGTTCAGAGCTGCCTGTCTGGACCGCATGATG gtgcaGGACACTTATGAGCTGTCAGCCTCTCTCCATGAGTCTCTACAGAGAGTCACAGCTGGCCGTGTAGTGCCTAGTGGCAGGTGTTACTGGGGACAG GCGGACACGCTCACCTGCAGCAGACCTAAGAACTTTGCAAGTGGGAAGGAAATCTGA
- the tstd1 gene encoding thiosulfate:glutathione sulfurtransferase → MWYMTINIPFKYAPVNKMANSDKDISYSDLKALLTKSNKGLLVVDVRTKEEVDRGHIPGSIHIPVDTVESALALDPAEFQAKYGVPKPPLDTPELVFHCQMGRRGGVATDKARGLGFQKAVNYAGGYQEWSEKEG, encoded by the exons ATGTGGTACATGACAATCAATATTCCATTCAAATACGCACCAGTAAACAAGATGGCAAACTCAG ATAAGGATATCTCCTACTCTGACCTTAAGGCCCTCCTGACCAAGAGCAACAAGGGTCTTCTGGTGGTTGATGTAAGGACAaaagaggaggtagacagaggacaCATTCCAGGATCAATCCATATTCCAG TTGATACAGTGGAGAGTGCCCTAGCGCTGGACCCTGCTGAGTTCCAGGCCAAGTACGGGGTGCCCAAACCCCCCCTGGATACCCCTGAGCTGGTGTTTCACTGTCAGATGGGCCGGCGAGGAGGCGTGGCCACAGACAAGGCACGAGGCCTTGGATTCCAAAA GGCCGTcaactatgccggaggataccaggagtggtctgagaAAGAGGGGTGA
- the LOC115131207 gene encoding LRRN4 C-terminal-like protein, giving the protein MMSFCWNWAALLLLLVLTPDLLPTHLINTQPLLTHAIPTSPTVTHPKIQYVTGVGFDYDEDDYTEENASHSPPNYSKTSSASTLVSMQPKPCDYHPCQDNQMPCSQLSAQTGCLCPGLSGVDEPPHAPHLQKLVPGTDGGAEVRWCAPASVVSGYRVVIEDRKGAPLQFRGDSRSGVLGELEAGVKVCVEAVNIAGTSAPSELSCLRYDPPEATNLALRAGVIGGGLGFLLLLSLVALVLWRRQTCKTGENSAEGLGNPSYSTEGTL; this is encoded by the coding sequence ATGATGTCATTCTGCTGGAATTGGGCAGCTCTGCTCCTTCTACTAGTACTGACCCCTGACCTGCTTCCCACCCACCTCATCAACACCCAACCCCTCCTCACACACGCCATTCCCACCTCCCCAACGGTCACACACCCCAAGATCCAATATGTTACCGGTGTGGGCTTTGACTACGATGAAGATGACTACACTGAAGAGAACGCTTCCCATTCCCCTCCCAATTACAGCAAAACCTCATCAGCTTCTACTCTGGTTTCGATGCAGCCCAAGCCCTGTGACTACCACCCCTGCCAGGACAATCAGATGCCCTGCTCCCAGCTCTCTGCCCAGACCGGGTGCCTCTGCCCTGGGCTAAGCGGGGTAGACGAGCCCCCTCACGCGCCACACCTCCAGAAGCTAGTGCCAGGCACTGATGGAGGGGCAGAGGTACGGTGGTGCGCTCCAGCCTCTGTGGTATCTGGATACCGGGTCGTGATTGAAGATCGAAAGGGAGCGCCTCTCCAGTTCAGGGGTGATTCTCGGAGCGGGGTGCTGGGGGAACTAGAGGCAGGTGTCAAGGTGTGTGTGGAGGCGGTGAACATAGCGGGAACCAGCGCCCCCTCGGAGCTCTCCTGCCTGCGCTACGACCCCCCTGAGGCCACCAACCTGGCCCTAAGGGCGGGGGTCATCGGAGGGGGGCTGGgatttctcctgctcctctccttggTCGCCCTGGTCCTCTGGAGGCGACAGACGTGTAAAACAGGGGAAAACTCTGCCGAGGGGCTGGGGAACCCCTCCTACAGCACGGAGGGAACGCTGTGA